Proteins encoded in a region of the Psychromicrobium lacuslunae genome:
- the paaI gene encoding hydroxyphenylacetyl-CoA thioesterase PaaI yields MLAHDAASAWLGIKIEQLSDGHATLSMTLRAEMMNGFGLTHGGMIFAFADSAFAFACNPSDSDGSSQTVASGVDVNFLAPSYAGQRLIAVANRRAQAGRSGLYDVQVFTQPEHPEGMRQLIAEFRGRSRTIPSKANRPHSPAAEEVR; encoded by the coding sequence ATGCTTGCCCACGATGCCGCCTCCGCGTGGCTGGGCATCAAAATCGAACAACTCTCGGATGGCCATGCCACCCTATCGATGACCTTGCGGGCCGAAATGATGAATGGCTTTGGCCTGACGCATGGTGGGATGATCTTCGCGTTTGCAGATTCCGCTTTCGCCTTCGCCTGCAACCCGAGCGACTCCGATGGCAGCAGCCAAACCGTTGCGTCCGGCGTCGACGTCAACTTCCTAGCTCCTTCCTACGCGGGTCAGCGACTTATTGCGGTAGCCAATCGTCGGGCGCAAGCGGGCCGTAGCGGCCTCTACGACGTCCAAGTCTTCACACAGCCGGAACATCCCGAGGGGATGCGCCAATTGATTGCTGAGTTCCGCGGACGTTCCCGGACTATCCCCAGCAAAGCTAACCGCCCGCACTCGCCGGCAGCAGAGGAAGTGCGATGA
- a CDS encoding MFS transporter — MSKTLSEETPQPIRSVIAARMDRLPWTKFHWTVVVGLGVSWILDGLEVQIVAQNGFATALGMDSAQIGLTGTIYLLGQVVGALFFGRLADRLGRKRLFILTLAIYLVASGIAGFSPNMEFLWVFRFIAGMGIGGEYTAINSAIDELIPSKYRGRVDIAVNGTYWAGAALGAAANFFLLPTGNEDFANSWGWRIGFFIGPVLGLIIIYLRRHIPESPRWMVTHGKSEEAHTIVDKIEADIKASGRTLSEVTDDQAMLIAPMKSVPFGKVVRVFFREYPKRTFLGLSMMITQSFLYNAIFFSYAMVLENFYAVPKGDIAFYFFPFAIGNLIGPLVLGPLFDTIGRRKMIFGTYGLAAVVLAVSAALFQANAINATVHVILWCIAFFFASAGASSAYLTVSEIFPLELRGQAISYFFAVAQIVGALGPVIFGSLVGDGTDRGPLAAGYYLGAGVMLLGGVIALIFGINAEGKGLEDVADPISKVKAEVSVEGKES; from the coding sequence GTGTCGAAAACTCTTAGCGAAGAGACTCCGCAACCAATCCGCAGCGTGATTGCCGCTCGAATGGATCGATTACCCTGGACTAAGTTTCACTGGACCGTGGTGGTCGGCCTCGGCGTCTCCTGGATTCTGGACGGCTTGGAAGTTCAGATCGTGGCGCAAAACGGTTTTGCCACCGCGCTCGGCATGGATAGCGCGCAAATCGGCCTCACCGGCACCATCTACTTGCTCGGCCAAGTGGTCGGCGCGCTCTTCTTCGGCCGTTTGGCCGATCGACTGGGCCGGAAACGACTCTTTATTCTCACTCTGGCTATCTATTTGGTGGCTAGCGGCATCGCTGGCTTCTCCCCCAATATGGAATTCCTCTGGGTCTTCCGGTTTATTGCCGGCATGGGCATTGGCGGTGAGTACACAGCTATTAATTCGGCCATCGACGAGCTGATCCCGTCGAAGTATCGGGGCAGGGTAGATATTGCGGTGAACGGTACCTACTGGGCGGGCGCTGCGCTCGGCGCGGCCGCGAACTTTTTCCTGCTTCCGACCGGCAACGAGGATTTTGCCAATAGTTGGGGCTGGCGGATCGGCTTCTTTATCGGCCCGGTATTAGGTCTCATCATCATCTATTTGAGGCGTCATATCCCGGAGAGCCCGCGCTGGATGGTCACACACGGCAAGTCGGAGGAAGCTCATACAATCGTCGACAAGATTGAGGCAGATATCAAAGCCTCAGGTCGAACGCTGAGCGAAGTCACCGATGACCAGGCCATGCTGATCGCGCCGATGAAGAGTGTGCCCTTCGGGAAGGTGGTTCGGGTGTTCTTCCGGGAATACCCGAAACGCACCTTTCTCGGCTTGAGCATGATGATCACCCAATCGTTCCTCTATAACGCGATCTTCTTTAGCTATGCGATGGTGTTGGAGAACTTCTACGCGGTTCCTAAGGGTGATATCGCTTTCTATTTCTTCCCCTTCGCAATCGGCAATTTGATCGGCCCGCTCGTGCTCGGCCCGCTCTTCGACACCATTGGCCGACGCAAAATGATCTTTGGCACTTATGGCCTGGCCGCCGTGGTTCTCGCCGTTTCCGCAGCGCTTTTCCAAGCCAATGCGATCAATGCCACCGTGCACGTCATCCTCTGGTGCATCGCGTTCTTCTTCGCCTCCGCCGGAGCGTCCTCCGCGTATCTCACGGTCAGCGAGATCTTCCCCTTGGAGCTGCGAGGCCAAGCCATTTCGTACTTCTTCGCGGTCGCTCAGATTGTCGGCGCCCTTGGCCCAGTGATCTTTGGCTCCCTGGTCGGCGATGGCACGGACCGTGGACCGCTCGCGGCAGGCTACTACCTCGGTGCTGGCGTGATGTTGCTCGGCGGCGTGATCGCCCTGATTTTCGGCATTAATGCCGAAGGCAAGGGTTTGGAAGACGTAGCCGACCCGATCTCTAAAGTTAAAGCGGAAGTATCCGTGGAAGGAAAAGAATCATGA
- a CDS encoding NADP-dependent oxidoreductase codes for MKAVVSQANDATESVEIPRPTPDAGEVLLKVQAATINPVDVHVRSLLKTFGLEQGQPVGLGWDVVGEIVEVGPGVSLEVGSRVAAVQSDGVAKSSGTLAEYAVLPAEVVAEVPVSLDSIAAATLPMNSLTAAQGLDLLGEAAGRKLLITGAAGAVGGFALVLARRLGFKVTGLARASDADFVRSTGASFSAALTEGEFDAVFDAASLGSAVFVALRDGGAYSGVQPGNVPTAERGIGVQAVQVVGDGPRLAEFLRLAESGEFELRVAGSFGFEQAAEVANRLSRGGQRGRWVLVP; via the coding sequence ATGAAGGCAGTTGTCAGTCAAGCCAATGACGCTACTGAAAGCGTCGAAATTCCGCGCCCCACTCCGGATGCCGGGGAGGTGCTGCTCAAGGTTCAGGCCGCCACCATTAATCCGGTGGATGTCCATGTCAGGTCTTTGCTGAAAACCTTCGGCTTGGAGCAAGGGCAGCCGGTTGGCCTGGGCTGGGATGTGGTGGGCGAAATCGTTGAAGTCGGACCGGGAGTGTCCCTAGAGGTCGGCTCAAGGGTAGCCGCGGTGCAATCCGACGGAGTGGCAAAGAGCAGCGGCACGCTGGCAGAGTACGCGGTATTACCAGCGGAGGTGGTAGCGGAAGTTCCGGTGAGCCTCGACTCAATTGCTGCCGCAACCTTACCGATGAACTCACTCACCGCGGCCCAAGGACTTGATCTGTTGGGTGAGGCCGCTGGCCGGAAACTTTTGATCACCGGTGCGGCTGGGGCGGTCGGTGGTTTTGCCCTGGTACTGGCTCGTCGGCTGGGCTTCAAGGTGACCGGCTTAGCCCGAGCGTCGGACGCAGACTTCGTTCGTTCAACTGGGGCGAGCTTTAGCGCTGCGCTCACCGAGGGTGAATTCGATGCAGTTTTCGATGCGGCTTCGCTCGGTTCTGCGGTGTTTGTGGCACTTCGCGACGGCGGAGCTTATTCCGGAGTGCAACCGGGTAATGTCCCCACTGCCGAACGAGGGATTGGCGTGCAGGCGGTTCAGGTGGTCGGCGACGGGCCCCGATTAGCGGAGTTTCTGCGGCTGGCCGAGTCAGGGGAGTTCGAATTGAGAGTTGCTGGCAGCTTCGGGTTCGAGCAAGCCGCCGAAGTGGCAAATCGGTTATCGCGCGGTGGACAGCGCGGCCGCTGGGTGTTGGTGCCTTAA
- a CDS encoding beta-N-acetylhexosaminidase: MKLPRIAGFSLATMLVAALMVAVIPPAVVAAAAPAPAIAPTVRQFTANGSTSWKPGTNARILVDPAASASLTAEAQLLSIELGSVLARPAIPVASGTATNAVAGDVLLSIGAVTGSSGQEAYRMVAGATLGITGPSAAGVFYGGRSLLQSLRASAGVPSGTIVDWPDRPIRTLNLDIGRKFYSKTWIQNQIKSMAWMKLNTLQLHFSEDEGFRIESKSHPEIVSSQKLSQQDVKDIVAFATKYHITVVPDFDVPSHMKFILNAHPELRLVENGGLVHQQNLDISQAAARTLVMDIINEFLPLFPGPYWHIGMDEYVDLPSADDDFQQLLNYAIQKYGSGARVADALVGYANELNVFLRSKGKTVQAWNDEFYRFSSKVKLASTIQITHWTNWDWPMAPLKAFLDGGHQVINYADSYLYYVIDAAADGYPPSAEDLYNEWSVGVFSPLAQQDGSELPQTLASPVSSAVLGAAFSVWSENPGAQTEAQVAAGIAPVLWAMAQKIWRPGNPPESYLQYKSRVAAVGTAP, translated from the coding sequence ATGAAGCTTCCTCGAATCGCCGGATTTTCGCTGGCCACCATGCTGGTTGCCGCCCTCATGGTGGCGGTGATTCCGCCGGCGGTGGTAGCAGCCGCAGCGCCCGCACCAGCCATTGCACCGACCGTTCGGCAATTTACCGCTAATGGCAGTACCAGCTGGAAACCGGGAACGAATGCACGAATTTTGGTGGATCCAGCCGCCAGCGCCAGCTTGACCGCCGAGGCGCAGCTGCTAAGCATCGAACTGGGCAGCGTATTGGCCCGGCCGGCTATCCCGGTGGCAAGTGGCACCGCAACTAATGCGGTGGCCGGCGATGTTCTGCTCAGCATCGGTGCCGTGACCGGTAGCAGCGGTCAGGAAGCTTATCGAATGGTCGCCGGGGCTACCTTAGGCATTACCGGTCCGAGTGCCGCTGGTGTGTTCTACGGCGGTAGGTCACTCTTGCAAAGCCTGCGAGCCAGCGCCGGGGTGCCGTCCGGCACCATTGTGGACTGGCCGGACCGGCCGATTCGCACCTTAAATCTTGATATTGGCCGGAAGTTCTACAGTAAAACCTGGATCCAGAACCAGATCAAGAGCATGGCTTGGATGAAGCTGAATACTCTGCAATTGCATTTCTCCGAGGATGAAGGGTTCCGGATCGAAAGCAAGAGTCACCCAGAAATTGTTTCCAGTCAAAAGCTGAGCCAGCAAGACGTTAAGGACATTGTCGCCTTTGCCACCAAGTACCACATCACCGTGGTGCCCGATTTTGATGTGCCAAGCCATATGAAATTCATTTTGAACGCGCACCCGGAGCTACGGCTGGTAGAAAATGGCGGCCTGGTTCATCAGCAGAACCTCGACATCTCTCAAGCTGCGGCAAGGACTTTGGTGATGGATATCATCAATGAGTTCTTACCCTTGTTCCCCGGACCATATTGGCACATCGGTATGGATGAGTATGTTGATCTGCCTTCTGCGGATGACGATTTCCAGCAGCTGCTGAACTATGCGATCCAAAAATACGGTAGCGGCGCCCGGGTCGCCGATGCGCTGGTTGGTTATGCCAACGAACTCAATGTCTTCCTGCGCTCCAAAGGCAAAACCGTACAGGCGTGGAACGACGAGTTCTACCGATTCAGCTCCAAGGTCAAGCTGGCGAGCACTATACAGATCACGCACTGGACCAATTGGGATTGGCCAATGGCGCCGCTGAAGGCCTTCCTTGACGGCGGTCACCAAGTTATTAACTACGCCGATTCCTACCTTTATTACGTTATTGATGCGGCGGCCGATGGCTACCCGCCCTCCGCGGAAGATCTTTACAACGAATGGTCGGTAGGAGTTTTCTCGCCGCTGGCTCAGCAAGATGGCAGCGAGTTGCCGCAAACCCTGGCCAGTCCGGTCAGTTCTGCTGTGCTGGGTGCCGCCTTCTCGGTCTGGAGTGAGAACCCCGGCGCGCAAACCGAGGCGCAGGTGGCGGCCGGCATCGCCCCGGTGCTCTGGGCGATGGCGCAGAAGATCTGGCGGCCGGGCAACCCGCCGGAGAGCTATTTGCAATACAAATCACGGGTGGCGGCAGTGGGAACAGCGCCTTAG
- the pta gene encoding phosphate acetyltransferase: MTQGIYVSAAMPGSGKSLITLGLADALHRRADRIGFFRPIVDDADADPMVAMVARRFDLAPSVCRAGLTASEARGLLASGQREEIDARCVAIYSEIAREVDVVIVEGTDLTGQDAAVEFDLNARLANDLGCAVIAVVSAKGRSAAETADAVDVTRKELAAANCSLLAMMVNRADAEQLDSIAQALRPGASGKQVYILPEIAEIAQPTVGEVASALGLRQIAGSSERERDVESIKVAAMSVGNFLHLLDPGALVIVPGDRADIIIATLASSFSPEFPVPSGMILSGGLAPDAHIYPLLAGAPFPVFDSPEDTYHTARRVSEVRSEIWSSQNRKAAAALGVWSKRVDETELLERLEIPRPVKMTPLRFLHELIERARQERKHIVLPEGQDPRILRAAEILRRRDVCDLTILGPEGQIRELAASHGVDLRGITLIDPADSELLEDFAAEYARLRAHKGMDLSRAREIMLEASYFGTMMVQLGVVDGMVSGAAHTTANTIRPALEFVKTADGVKIVSSVFLMLLPDRVLVYGDCAVNPEPNEEQLADIAIASAQTATQFGVEPRIAMLSYSTGESGTGAAVDEVRRATEMVRARRPDLAVEGPIQYDAAVDASIAASKLPSSQVAGQATVFIFPDLNTGNNTYKAVQQSSGAVAVGPVLQGLRKAINDLSRGCTVEDIANTVAITAIQAQE; this comes from the coding sequence GTGACTCAGGGAATTTACGTCAGCGCCGCGATGCCGGGTTCCGGTAAATCACTCATCACGCTCGGATTGGCCGATGCCTTACATCGTCGGGCAGATCGGATTGGGTTCTTCCGGCCCATAGTCGACGACGCTGACGCCGACCCGATGGTAGCCATGGTGGCGCGCCGCTTCGACCTGGCTCCCAGCGTCTGCCGAGCCGGACTCACCGCTAGTGAGGCGCGTGGCTTGCTGGCTTCCGGGCAACGCGAGGAAATCGACGCTCGTTGCGTGGCGATCTACAGTGAAATTGCTCGTGAAGTTGACGTGGTGATCGTGGAGGGAACCGATCTGACCGGCCAAGACGCGGCAGTGGAGTTCGATTTGAACGCGCGGCTGGCTAACGACCTAGGTTGCGCGGTGATTGCCGTAGTGAGTGCGAAAGGTCGGAGCGCGGCCGAAACTGCCGACGCGGTGGACGTCACCCGGAAGGAGCTCGCGGCGGCGAACTGCTCACTATTGGCGATGATGGTTAATCGCGCGGATGCCGAGCAGCTGGACAGCATCGCTCAGGCACTGCGTCCTGGCGCCTCCGGGAAACAGGTCTATATCCTGCCGGAAATTGCAGAAATTGCGCAGCCCACCGTGGGCGAGGTGGCCAGTGCGCTCGGATTACGCCAGATTGCCGGCAGCTCCGAACGCGAACGCGATGTGGAGTCGATCAAGGTGGCCGCGATGAGCGTCGGCAACTTTTTGCACTTGCTTGACCCAGGTGCTTTGGTGATTGTTCCGGGCGACCGAGCCGATATTATTATCGCCACCCTGGCCTCTAGCTTTTCCCCCGAGTTCCCGGTGCCATCCGGGATGATCCTGAGCGGTGGCCTGGCCCCGGATGCGCATATCTATCCGCTGTTAGCTGGTGCGCCATTTCCTGTTTTCGACAGCCCAGAAGACACCTATCACACCGCCCGGCGGGTGAGCGAGGTGCGCAGCGAGATCTGGTCCTCGCAGAATCGTAAAGCAGCGGCCGCGCTGGGAGTGTGGTCAAAACGCGTCGATGAGACAGAGCTGTTGGAGCGGCTAGAGATACCGCGGCCAGTGAAGATGACTCCGCTGCGCTTCCTTCACGAACTCATTGAACGGGCTCGGCAGGAACGAAAGCATATTGTGCTGCCCGAGGGGCAAGATCCGAGGATCCTGCGGGCCGCAGAAATATTGCGACGACGTGATGTCTGTGATCTGACCATCCTGGGACCGGAAGGGCAGATCCGGGAATTAGCTGCCAGCCACGGCGTCGATCTGCGCGGCATCACCCTGATTGACCCGGCCGATAGTGAGCTACTTGAAGACTTCGCGGCGGAATACGCTCGGTTGCGCGCGCATAAAGGCATGGACCTCTCACGAGCGCGGGAGATCATGTTGGAGGCATCATATTTCGGCACCATGATGGTGCAGCTCGGCGTGGTTGACGGCATGGTCTCCGGTGCCGCGCACACCACGGCCAACACCATCCGCCCCGCGCTGGAATTCGTGAAGACCGCCGATGGGGTGAAGATCGTCTCCTCGGTCTTCCTAATGCTGTTGCCCGATCGGGTACTGGTCTACGGCGATTGCGCGGTGAACCCGGAGCCTAATGAGGAGCAGCTAGCCGATATTGCCATCGCCTCAGCACAGACCGCCACACAATTCGGGGTTGAGCCGAGAATCGCGATGCTTTCCTACTCCACCGGTGAGTCGGGTACGGGCGCGGCGGTGGATGAAGTGCGGCGAGCCACCGAAATGGTGCGCGCAAGACGCCCCGATCTGGCGGTTGAAGGTCCGATTCAATATGACGCAGCGGTGGACGCCTCCATTGCCGCCTCCAAACTGCCAAGCTCTCAGGTTGCGGGGCAAGCCACCGTCTTCATTTTCCCGGATCTGAACACCGGGAATAACACCTATAAGGCAGTTCAGCAGTCCTCGGGAGCGGTCGCCGTCGGCCCGGTACTGCAGGGCCTACGCAAAGCAATCAACGACCTCTCTCGTGGCTGCACGGTCGAAGACATTGCCAATACCGTGGCGATTACCGCCATTCAAGCCCAGGAGTAA
- the paaK gene encoding phenylacetate--CoA ligase PaaK, translated as MNEPLNSESEFFDREQIEELQLRRLQHTLEYAYQRVPLYRRKFDEAGVKPQDLRSLADLALFPFTTKEDLRAEYPFGMFAVPQAEISRIHASSGTTGKPTVVGYTADDLRNWADLVARSMRASGARPGHKVHIAYGYGLFTGGLGAHYGAEALGSTVIPMSGGQTEKQIQLIQDFQPDVIMCTPTYLLTIMDAMAHRGIDPRSTSLKYAICGAEPWTEEMRHELESGLNLKACDIYGLSEVMGPGVAGEFVETQDGSHLWEDHFRPEILDPYSLDTALPDGETGELVFTTLTKQALPVIRYRTKDLTRLLPGTERPGMRRMERISGRTDDMIILRGVNLFPSQIEEIALRIPALSPHFQLEISRSGRMDELTVRIEPRAESSLAERDAAALRLREEIKVHIGSSATITVVEPGTLERSNGKLRRVYDLRTKS; from the coding sequence ATGAACGAGCCGCTTAATTCGGAAAGTGAATTCTTTGATCGTGAGCAGATCGAGGAACTGCAACTACGACGCCTACAACACACCCTTGAGTACGCGTATCAGCGAGTTCCGCTCTACCGCCGGAAGTTCGACGAGGCCGGAGTTAAGCCGCAAGACCTGCGCAGCTTAGCGGATCTGGCATTGTTCCCTTTCACCACCAAAGAGGATCTGCGCGCCGAATACCCCTTCGGCATGTTCGCGGTGCCGCAGGCCGAAATCTCTCGGATCCACGCCTCCTCAGGCACCACCGGTAAACCGACGGTGGTTGGTTATACCGCTGATGATCTGCGAAATTGGGCTGATCTAGTGGCCCGGTCAATGCGCGCCTCGGGTGCTCGCCCAGGTCACAAGGTTCATATTGCCTACGGTTATGGTCTCTTCACCGGAGGGCTCGGCGCTCACTATGGCGCGGAGGCGCTGGGCAGCACGGTGATTCCGATGTCCGGCGGACAGACCGAAAAGCAAATACAGCTGATTCAAGATTTCCAACCCGATGTCATCATGTGCACCCCGACCTATTTGCTCACCATTATGGATGCGATGGCACACCGCGGAATCGATCCACGAAGCACCTCGCTGAAGTATGCCATCTGTGGCGCTGAGCCCTGGACCGAGGAAATGCGCCACGAGCTTGAGTCCGGGCTGAATCTCAAAGCGTGCGATATCTATGGCCTCTCTGAGGTGATGGGGCCTGGTGTTGCCGGTGAGTTTGTCGAAACTCAGGACGGTTCGCATCTTTGGGAAGATCATTTCCGGCCGGAGATCCTTGACCCCTACAGTCTCGATACCGCGCTGCCGGACGGCGAGACCGGGGAATTGGTCTTCACTACGCTGACCAAACAAGCGCTACCGGTGATCCGTTATCGCACCAAGGATCTGACTCGGCTTTTACCGGGCACCGAGCGCCCGGGGATGCGGCGAATGGAACGGATCAGCGGGCGCACCGACGATATGATCATCCTGCGTGGCGTCAATTTGTTCCCGTCTCAGATCGAAGAGATCGCGCTGCGGATTCCAGCGCTCAGCCCCCATTTTCAGCTTGAGATCAGCCGATCCGGTCGGATGGACGAACTCACCGTGCGGATTGAACCGCGCGCTGAAAGCAGTCTGGCTGAGCGAGATGCCGCAGCGCTGCGGTTACGCGAGGAAATCAAGGTGCATATTGGTTCCTCCGCCACCATCACGGTGGTCGAACCAGGCACCTTGGAACGCTCAAATGGCAAGCTACGCCGGGTGTACGATTTGCGGACTAAATCATGA
- a CDS encoding LCP family protein produces MMGRRSAAPAPPRHPRAVRAVPSNASVFRLLLLNTVLPGAVHYLRGPSKVRWFFLGMAALIWAAGSYLAFSALSNRVWMFNLVTHPVASMALIIGLLVVSAWYLFTFLDLLRLIRFKQLSSGMKAATIALLVPLLVLTSGSTAYAAYLLNVSRNALVDILPEQQGTGKTFTKPLLTPIDGRYNILMMGGDAGSDRIGRRPDSIMAISVDATTGATLTVSIPRNLQNAPFPDNSPMKAALSNGDGVDGTDGAFNCGDQCIIGNLYSKVNEKYADLYSNVGDPGAQAMMESVSAILGITMQAYVIADMDNFSQLIDLMGGVKINAGNWVPISGEALDNVGGGHLPPKDWIAPGPQTLSGYQALWYARSREWTTDYARNQRQQCIVQAMIQQMNPLTLFTKFTDIVKAGTKIIESDVTTAQIGSFIDLALKSQSQPVKKLILGPPDMTSNVPGQTDFPTYPDFALSRQKVAQLLGKTAPSTTKPSTGAATTPNSNGAAPASTPSSNTPASNPATKPSSTPSTTPTKSSGPTLTKDYLQGLAVAAYNGDLNAKNTLIELMNNNGSCTPG; encoded by the coding sequence ATGATGGGACGACGCTCGGCTGCGCCCGCGCCTCCACGGCATCCCAGGGCGGTCAGAGCTGTTCCTTCAAACGCTTCGGTCTTTCGGCTGCTGTTATTGAACACGGTGCTGCCCGGTGCCGTGCATTATCTTAGGGGTCCGAGCAAAGTTAGGTGGTTCTTCCTCGGCATGGCCGCGCTGATCTGGGCGGCCGGTAGCTACCTGGCGTTCTCGGCGCTGAGTAACCGGGTCTGGATGTTCAACCTGGTCACCCACCCGGTAGCCTCGATGGCGCTGATCATCGGCTTACTGGTGGTCTCAGCCTGGTACCTCTTCACCTTTCTCGACTTGCTCAGGCTGATTCGCTTTAAGCAGTTATCTAGCGGAATGAAAGCTGCCACCATCGCCTTGCTGGTGCCGTTGTTGGTGCTAACCAGTGGCAGTACTGCCTACGCGGCTTACCTGTTGAATGTCAGTCGTAATGCGCTCGTTGATATTCTGCCCGAGCAGCAAGGCACCGGTAAGACTTTCACCAAGCCTCTGCTCACTCCAATCGACGGGCGCTACAACATCCTGATGATGGGTGGCGATGCGGGTTCCGATCGGATCGGACGTCGACCCGACAGCATTATGGCGATCAGTGTGGACGCTACTACAGGTGCCACGCTGACGGTGAGCATTCCCAGGAATCTGCAAAACGCACCGTTCCCAGATAACTCGCCGATGAAGGCGGCACTGAGCAATGGCGACGGCGTGGACGGCACCGATGGTGCGTTCAACTGTGGGGATCAATGCATTATTGGCAACCTGTACTCCAAGGTGAATGAGAAGTACGCCGATCTGTATAGCAATGTCGGTGACCCAGGCGCTCAGGCCATGATGGAATCGGTCAGTGCGATCCTCGGGATCACCATGCAGGCCTATGTGATTGCCGATATGGACAACTTCTCGCAACTCATTGACCTGATGGGCGGGGTAAAGATCAATGCCGGGAATTGGGTGCCGATCAGCGGTGAAGCGCTAGATAATGTCGGCGGTGGACACCTGCCACCGAAGGATTGGATAGCTCCGGGGCCCCAGACGCTGAGCGGCTATCAAGCTCTGTGGTACGCGCGCTCCCGCGAATGGACCACCGACTATGCGCGCAATCAACGCCAGCAGTGCATTGTGCAGGCAATGATTCAGCAGATGAACCCGCTCACCCTTTTCACTAAATTCACCGATATTGTCAAAGCCGGAACGAAGATTATTGAGTCCGACGTGACCACCGCGCAAATCGGCAGTTTCATCGATTTGGCGCTCAAGTCTCAATCACAGCCGGTGAAGAAACTTATCCTGGGTCCACCGGATATGACCTCCAACGTGCCCGGCCAGACGGATTTCCCGACCTATCCGGATTTTGCGCTGAGTCGGCAGAAAGTGGCACAACTGCTGGGTAAGACCGCTCCGAGCACGACCAAACCTTCGACCGGGGCCGCAACTACGCCGAATAGTAATGGCGCAGCCCCGGCCTCGACGCCCAGCTCGAATACTCCGGCAAGCAATCCCGCGACAAAACCAAGCAGCACCCCGAGCACCACCCCGACCAAGAGTTCAGGGCCGACCCTGACGAAGGATTACTTGCAAGGTTTGGCTGTCGCCGCCTATAACGGTGATCTAAACGCCAAGAACACATTGATCGAGTTAATGAACAACAACGGTAGCTGCACGCCGGGCTGA
- a CDS encoding TetR/AcrR family transcriptional regulator, whose product MTSEAGLRRGRPGYDQETVLRIAVDAFNQHGYEATSMGVLAENLGVSKSAIYHHVASKEELLELALEQALGGLEAVLSAPEQVPASLGSAASSTQSGSSVSSVSSAEQHQNSPEQRLEQVLRGTIAVLVDKLPYVTLLLRLRGNTPMERTALARRREFDREVAALVAAAQQNGSLRKDIDPRTAERLLFGTINSIVEWYRPGGSLTAEKLADDVIGMVFNGLRN is encoded by the coding sequence ATGACCAGCGAGGCAGGGCTACGTCGCGGCCGACCAGGCTACGACCAGGAGACGGTACTGCGGATTGCTGTTGATGCTTTCAACCAGCACGGTTATGAGGCAACGTCAATGGGTGTGTTGGCGGAGAACTTGGGTGTCTCTAAATCGGCGATTTATCATCACGTAGCGAGCAAGGAGGAACTCCTCGAGCTCGCCTTAGAGCAAGCGCTCGGCGGGCTGGAGGCAGTGCTCAGCGCGCCGGAACAAGTTCCAGCTTCGTTGGGCTCAGCTGCTTCATCCACTCAGTCCGGTTCGTCCGTTTCGTCCGTTTCATCCGCTGAGCAGCACCAGAACAGCCCCGAGCAACGCCTCGAGCAGGTATTGCGTGGCACTATTGCGGTGTTGGTAGACAAACTCCCCTACGTCACGCTGCTGCTACGGCTTCGCGGCAATACCCCGATGGAACGCACCGCGCTGGCCCGGCGACGGGAGTTCGACCGGGAGGTCGCCGCGCTGGTCGCTGCCGCACAGCAGAACGGTTCGCTGCGCAAGGATATTGATCCGCGAACCGCTGAACGTTTGCTGTTCGGAACAATCAACTCGATCGTCGAATGGTATCGACCGGGCGGTTCGCTGACCGCAGAGAAGCTCGCCGACGATGTGATTGGCATGGTGTTCAATGGTCTGCGGAACTAA
- a CDS encoding winged helix-turn-helix transcriptional regulator, whose product MSPTMTTAQQRQKAKDDYDAFLATCPSRQLLDRIGDKWITLVLSALADGPLRYSELARQIAGVSQKMLTQSLRNLERDGLISRTVTASVPVRVDYQMTALGLSLFGIVLQLKQWAERNMGVIIAHRDEFDSRN is encoded by the coding sequence ATGTCGCCCACTATGACCACAGCCCAGCAGCGTCAGAAAGCCAAAGACGATTACGACGCATTCTTGGCGACCTGCCCGAGCCGGCAATTACTCGACCGGATCGGCGATAAGTGGATCACCTTAGTGCTCTCCGCACTAGCTGACGGACCATTACGTTATTCCGAACTAGCCCGCCAAATCGCCGGAGTGAGCCAAAAAATGCTCACTCAATCATTGCGAAATTTGGAGCGCGACGGACTCATTTCGCGTACCGTCACCGCCTCGGTCCCGGTCAGGGTGGACTATCAAATGACCGCGCTCGGCTTGTCCCTCTTCGGCATCGTGCTGCAACTCAAACAATGGGCGGAAAGAAATATGGGCGTCATTATTGCCCACCGCGATGAGTTCGATTCGCGCAATTGA